The genomic stretch GCCCACCACCGTAGGGCAATCTCAGACCACTGGGGAGCCTGAGTGAAGGAAGCAACCACATGAACAGGTCCAATCATAGGGCTCCTTCAGTCAGTGTGCTGTTTCTGCATTTGGGGATGTGGTTACAAAGAAACAAGAAGTGGCCACTTCTGACACTACATGTCTGAACACCCTTGAGAGGAATCACACAGGAGGAATGCAGTACACCTCTGTGTATAGGGCACATAGAAATGCACTGTAGCTCCCAGAAGTCTTCCCGCCACACAGACTCATTGCAGTGATGGCCACTTCATCATTGTTGTCACTGTCATTTAGAGTCAAACTACATGAAATAGGGTTGACTCAATAATGAATGTTTAACTGGAGGTCTCTCATGAGGCTTGACTACAGCAGACGGGGAAGATTAGCCCTTTTGCATCACACCATTTCCCAGGAACAAGTTGCCATATTGAAGCTGTTGGTTTCTCCAGTGGAGAGAACTAATAGCTTGCAACATGGGATAATTCCCACCCCCATCATTGCTGCTCCAATCCAGTGTGGGGGCCTTCATGACTGCTTTTAAATGAACATCAAAACAACAGGAGAGCCAATCACAAATCTCTTGCAAAAAGTGTAATTTGGCCCTTAAACAGCATTTGAAGTGATCAAGTTTGAGCCCACCAGTGATGGGCTCAGTAATAATGGTGGACACAACTGAGAGGCACAATGCAAGTTAGGTGAGTTCTGATCTTTTTCTGTCATTGGAGGTTCCAAGAAGCCTGGAACGCAGTGGCTCTAGGATTCTAAACAGTTACTAGGTGTCAGGATTACCTTGTCTACTATAGTGTTCTCTCTTCACAGGTACCTGCCAATTGGTGGTTGCATTCCACAATTCATACCAGAAGTATTTCTACATCTGGGTTTGGTTAGAGAGAGAATCTTTTGAGGTTTTATATCCATGGATGACAGAAGACATTCAACTTTCAGAAGACCATCAACCCCCAAAAAGTCAACTTTCAGAGATGAGACAACCCAAAGGCAGACAGATTTCAGAGAAACATCAACCAGAAGGCAATCACATTTCAGAGACGAGGCAGCCAGAAGACAGTCAACTTTCAGAGACGAGGCAGCCCGAAGGCAGTCAACTTTCAGAGACGAGGCAGCCCGGAGACAGTCAACTTTCAGAGTTGAGGCAGCCCAAAGGCGGTCAGGTTTCACAGACGAGGCAACCCGAAGACAGTCAACTTTCAGAGATGAGGCAGCCCGGAGACAGTCAACTTTCAGGGATGAGTCAGCCCGAAGACAGTCAGCTTTCAGAGATGAGGCAGCCCAAAGGCAGTCAGGTTTCACAGAGGAGGTGGCTCGATGGCAGTCGACTTTCAGAGATGAGGCAGACCGAAGACAGTCAGCTTTCAGAGACGAGGCAGACCGAAGACAGTCAACTTTCAGAAGACCATCATCCAGAAAACACATAACTTTCAGAAAACTATCCACTAGAAGAAAGTCAAGTTACAGACCGTCAATTTCTCAACCAGTTGGTAACTATATAACCAGGCCCTCTCCATCTTTCATTCTTGCTCCTTTTCCCTTCTTTTCCTGTTAACACAGTTATTTGATAGTCATGCTGAAGTTGTCTTCACAAGCCTGGGTACAGAAGAGTTGAAGGTTTCTTTTTACACCATTGCCCCACACATACTGCTAGTTAAATCAGGTTTCTGCAGACCTATGTCCTTGTCTTCTCTTCAAGACTACTTCAAGTACCGCTTTGGTTTTTGGCTGGAATCCAAAGAATGGTGCAAGCACAAACCAGTGGGTGGGGGTGCACATTTCTAAACTTCCAAAGCTTCCTGAGAAACAACTTTGAcaagggaaaaggggactttcgaaAGTGGTTTGTGATGCACATACAGGGTGTGTGACTGCTACTCAATGAAAGAGAGTCAAAAATCTTTCCTGGGCATGCTCAAGAACTTCTAAAAACAATTCTTTCGATCCTGACCCTTATAATCCCTGGATGGAGATGAGTTTAAGACAGCAGCTCGCTGGGATTTTGCTTATAACTTTGGAACAGGAACTGCAGTGTGTATGGGCTGAGGCTGGGGGTGAGTCTTTCGAAGTGTTATAGTAACAGGTAATATAAATGTTGGGAAAAATAGGGTTTGTGATGTGTCCAAATTCTCCTTTTCTATAGAAGATGAAGGAACACCATCCACCAATTCTGAAGACTACTCAGGTGACAGTTGGGACGAAGGTGAGAGTCAACGTCTATTGAAATGACTGGGCTTTGTTCACACAGGAtaaaaaagagccctgctggatcaggtccaagttccgtctcctccagcatcctgattcccacagtggtcaaccagatacTTCTGGGAAACCACAAGCACAGGCCTGAAGGCAactcttttctgctgctgctgatgttCAGTGGCTGACAATCATTGATAGGAGCTCCTCATTCACTGATCAATCATTGATAGGATTGATAGGACAATCATTGATAGGAGCAATCATTCATGGAGCTCCTCCTCCATGAAATTCAGAAATCCTTTTTTAGAAGTCATCCCCACATCTTTGGGCAATAAATTCCATACATTAGCTGCACTTAGGGTAAAAGAAGggctttctttggtctgtccaaAATCAACTGGCCATCAGCTTTGTTCCCTTTGTCCCCAACAACTTCAGTTCAGATCAGGATTCCCACAACTACTTTTTGCCCACAGAGGAGATCTGGATTGGGACAATACAGGACCAAAAACTTTGCCCACCTCATAGTGTGATATTGACCATggccagctgccccctccccactatttACTGAGGCTAATTTCATTAGCCCTGGTAACAGGCTTAACGCAACATGGAATTTGAGACAATTGGTTCTCATGAAGGTATTTCCTTACTATtactatttgatttttctttttcctagtAGTTTACCTCCAATTTTTGTTATTTGACCCCTTTACCTTGCTTGTGATCATtgtgaatgtgttttttttttctttgtgtagtAGCATTTGCAACATTCCTCTAGAAAATTGGTGACTTGTACAATTCAGCAAGCCCATTCCTGAAAAATACTTTTGAGAATTGGGCTTCAGAATAATCATATGCTCTATGTTAGTCATGTGCTCTAGATGGGCTCCCCCTGCAGAAACTACTACTTGTCTAGAACGCGGACACGCCACTTTTGACTTCTGGGTTCATTTTATCACATGGGAGAGAAATACTGCATTGAGTAATGCATGAAATAGATGTTTCCTGTTGAAGTCAAAACCTCTCTCTTTCTAATCCAAATGAAGATTcttcagaggaatctaaccacaCTTTGAGCGCAACGGTGAAGACCTATATCCAGGTGGAAGAGAATGGCATTGGCATCATACTAATTCAAAACGGGCCCTATATCCAGATATCAGGCCTGGTGGACAATAGTGCAGCAGCCAAAGATGGAAAACTCCAACCAGGTCAGGAGACAATACAAAATCCCCAGAGATTAGGAGCATGTCAGCTTTTGCAACACTTCAGATTGGTTCAAAAGGTCTGTTGAGATTTGCTTCTTTCCTTGTGTGGAGACCTGGTATCCTGTAGTGGGTGAGAAGCCACATTGCAAACCAGTACTTCCCGGCTAGAATCCACCTCTCTAACTGATGCCATTTAGAGATACTCCTACAAGGCAGATTGTCAGAGAATGCAACTTGGGTGGCCCCTGCAAGTAACAGAAATTCTaggcctccccccccaaaaagcaacCTGCCAACCACGCTTGCACGCACCTTTCCACTTTCCTCTTTGCTGGCCGCAATTTTATTCAAAATTGTAGAGAGATCTCCAGCAATCAGGCGACTGTCTCCTAACCTTGAGCAGTAGTTCTCATTGATGAAACAAGACTCTGCAGGAGCCGCCTGCCTCGGAAAGGAGGTCCGATGGCCCTATTTTTAGGTGCCTTTGATTTTCAATGTCATCTTTGTGGTCACCTCTGATTGTACAACCTGTAGCCTCTCTTTACTTCTTCCAGGCGATATCCTCCGGAAAATTGGACACGCAAATGTCTTAGGGTGCACCCTCCGAGAACTAAGGCAACTTCTGCATACAACTTGCATAGGAACAGTTCTGCAAATCCAGGTTTACAGAGAGTTTGTGACACTACCAAGCCGGTGGGAAAACATACTTGAAAAAATTCCAGAGAAAAAAGGGCCTGAGATTGGGTAAGGAAGCCATGTCGAGCTGGATTTTGGGGGTAAGGTCCTGAGCAAAGTAGGACATTGGTCAAAGTTGGAAAGTTAACATGGTACCTAGGACTGTAGCCACAGGCTGGCCTCGTTAAGGGAGCGTCCAGGCCCTTCCCTGGATGTTCAGCTTTGATTAAGAAGAAAACAATCATCAGTAAACCTTGAAGTAGCATCACACTCCAAAACACGCTGTAGAATGATTTCATATTTAAGAGGCCGCCCATCTAATGCTTTAGTGTGGACAGCGCTTCTactcaacagatttttttttcagtctgcaAAAGAGCTCATAATATTAAGTTACAAAAAGTATTCAGGAAGCAaagaatggaaaggaaaaaaCTTCGGATCAGCTGCTGCATTTTTGAGAATGTTAGAGGTCCTCAAATTGTAGAATGTGTCAAGGAACTTGACTTTCACGGAGAGCAGGATTTGCAGTTCTTCACAGCCATCTAGCAACTTATAGAGGCTCCATGTAAATGGAAATAGCCACAAATGACACAGCTGAGCCACTTGCTCTTCAAAATGCTTTGTCTGAACAATCTCCCGTATTTAGGTAGGTGAACTGACATAGACAGACAGAGCTGGTTCACCCACCAGGGAAACCAAACTCTGCAAAACCACAGTGGGCATCCTTGTTGTCCGCCCCCCCCACTCCACATTGCAGACTCCAAGACAGTCCATCCCTGTTTGGATATTTAAGTTACCAGCCATAGGCAACATGCTACAGTGAAAATGTGGCATGTACTTCTTAGACAAGCTATCAGTCACAGCAGGTGCATATATCATCCCCTCCCTCCAGGCTGATATAACCCCATGTATTTGTTACAAAGGCCAGAATGAACTGTTTCACTGGACAGTCATTGCTTATTTCTGAGCACGTGGGGGATATATAAAGAGGAacgttaggctgcaatcctatccatccctttctgggagtaggccccattgaacacaactggacttacttctgagtagatatgcataggattgggctgtgagttataaTTACCTTGAACATCCATGAGACTAAATACACATCATCTTTTTGTGAACATTGAGGCTAGTGAAATTTACTAAGCTGTCTTCCTTCCCATGCCCAGCAGTAACTGACCAATAGCTTTCCTTGAACACTCATCATCACACCTACTGCCTAAATAAGACATGTTGGACTAGGACTAGGTCATTCCAACACATTAAGATTTTTTGTTCATTTGGGAGCTTAAACGTAAGAgtttttcttttccactgttgCAGTTTGTCATTATGGAAGTTCACTATATTGCCCCTTGACTGACCATTGTAAACCATACATAGCATCTGTTGATCAAATCAGtagtttaaaaagttttaaaactaGATTCCAGGGATGTAAATGCCACAAGATGACAAATTGAAGGTCTTGCCTCCTTGTAACATTACTCTCTAAAGCATACTGCTCATTGTACGTTTCAGCACATCAAGTGATGACAGTGAAGACTGGACAAGCAATGAAGACTCTGATGAAGTCACTGGTGGCGGCGTCCATGCTGAGGATGGTGGTGATGGCCGCATCATTTCTGGCAATAAGGGTGGTGGTGACAGCAACCATGTTTTTGGTGCCGAGAAGGAACAacgtggtggtggcagtggtgataACAGCGGCTGGGTTGGTTTTGTTGATAAGGAGGATGGCAGCAATGACAACTACATCTTTTTTAGTAAAAAGGATGGTGGTAGCCATGTTTTTGGTGCTGAGAGGGACCGgtatgatggtggtggtggtgatggcggtggtagcagccaTGTTGTTTCTGGTGTTGTGGAGGATGATGCCATTAATGCTAAAACCATCATCACTGGTGCCAGTCATAGACCCACACACCACAATGCAGTTCTTTGTGAAAAAGTTGTGCGATCCTCTATTTTTGGTCCTTCTAAACAACCCAGATGGATCTCTAAAGACTGGCATATTTTTGAAAGGAAAACCCACACATTTACAGTGGGTTCCGATATTGGCTGCGACATCATGATTCATAATGGTTGCGATTCAGAAAGTGATAGCGACATTTCAAATCCACATTTGAGATCTTCCTCGCCCTACTGGACTTTATTAAAGTATAACATTGAGTCGTCAGTGTCGTCATCTTCATCTGCTGTTTCAGATGTATTTTGGCTCGAAGGTTTTTCTCACGAACTGGATTAGGCAAGCAGCTGGACCCATTTTTATGCCTCCAATGACTGGCTCATCAAAATTGTCTCGTTTCTTGAATTTTCATTGACAACCCCATACCTCAACCAAAATATGCTTTCATCTGTTTTGCTACTGGAatacttcggggggggggggcacacacaaaAAGTCAGCTTGGCAGAAAAAAAACCTCAAATCAAGTCTACACACATATAGTTTTTGAAAACCCAGCAGTCCAGGTGCAAGATGTAACCACAAGTGACACTTGGCTATCTTCAGCTTTTAGAGGTGAGGATTTACTTCAAAATGAACTATGTTAGAGTAAGAAATTAAATCTAATTCTTACCGGATGTCAGGTTAACTACTAGCAGGAATGAGGGACTTATCTTCAAAATATGATGCTTGGTCCACCTAGCCCAGTATTACCTCCTTTGATCCAGGATCTTAGGGAGATGTCTTGGCTATAACTGCTACCAGTTCCTTTAACCAGAGATTGAGCCTAGGACTtgccacatgcaaagcatgtactctaccactgaactatggctccTTGCCTTCCCCCCATTCAGAAAagttataataaatataaattgaGAAAAACCATTTATGTTAGAGATGGAATACATCCAGCACACATGACACTTCTGTGGCTTTTATTTGTtaatgctattttttaaaaaatggtttagcCTCTGGTCACAAGATGATCAGTTTCTTCTGGGATGTGAAACTGCTCTACTCCTACTTTTGATTTATAGAGATACACACATCAGGGGTAGATAATGTAGAGCTTAGAATTTTTTTTGCTGGAAACTGGAACAGGAGGGACTTCTTTAAAAACACATAACCCCTTCAACTAGTACAGTATCTCAGCAGACTAGATTCAATAAAAGATCAAACCaatttatttaatacattatATCCTGGATTTGCATCCTAACAGATCCTCAAAGAGACTTCTAAAAATTAAGAGAATCCATGATAAAATCCCATAAAGGTACAATTAAAACAAACCAGTTAGCAGCAGCAAGTCCTGTCATTCATCAAAAGCCCAGACAAAACCGATGCTAACTGCCACCTCAAGGCACTAAAAAAAGTATTACTGGGCATTTCATGCTACAAGGGAGTAGGACCATGTCTCCAATTGCCACTTGGCCTGCCTCCAAAGGATATTCATCAGGGTACCCTAAGCAAGGCCTCAGATTCTTAATGAATGGATAGATTGGAGAGGAAGGGCATTCCTTAGGTATCATATTATTATATGCAATAAGGGAGCAGAACAAGTTTAAAACCAGAAGGGCAGTGTTTGTTTTCAAAAAGGCTTTCAGAATTCTTACAAACAAGGTGTGAGGTTCTGGTTTTCCCAAAGCCATGGCTGAGGCAGGACTTTAAGCAAGGTCTCAAAGATCCAGGCCCAAAGTTTTTTCTGTAGGACCATACAGGCTCCACTGATCACTACACGGCCAAGGACCGAGAATTCTTCAGTGATGGAGGTTCAACCTCTGAACACAGGAATTCTCGCACAAGCCCTGACCGTCTTGTGTTCTTAACACTAAGAGGGTTTTCCTTCATCAGCGCCACAAGAGGGTTGGCATTTAAGAAAGCAGATATTCTCGGAAGTCTGAAGTGACTAGATTCCATGGGAAGTGTCGTATTCTGTGACTTGCAGATCAGAACAGTAAAAATGCATTAAGTACACAAGACACTAAAGATGCTGGAAATTCAGTTTACAAGCTCTGTACTTTATTTAGATAATTTACTGATCAGAAACATTAGGAGCCCATAAACAGATGAGCATGGTGGTCAACCAACTGCCTCAGAGCAGAGTCCATTTTGAAGTTGTGTCTCACATTTGCTTCCTATAACTCGTCAACAAAAGGAGTATTTGCCAAGTCCCCACTGGCTGCCATTGACTTCTTCCCACTGGAAAACTTCTTTGCAGCCTGAGAAACAAGCAGAAAGATGGAAGGTGAGGAAGAGCTGGGCTATTAAAATACAGAGACATTTATCTTCAGCTCCAGATTTCAACAGAATCACCAAGGCAGAACAAGCAGTACTTGCGGCACTCGCTTATTTTAGAGCTTGGTCTTGAGGCAGGTGTTGCTGGGGGAATAAGAAGGGCAAAGGTACCCAAAAACTAGGGCAATGCTACCCAACTAGTATTGCTGGTTGGCTCATTAAAACATTGACACCTCCCCTTTCTATAAAATCTAAACCTTCAATTCAACAACAAGAGTAAGAATTACAATAAAGACAAAAACAAACCCAATAGCTGAGAAGACAAATGACTTGCTTCTGGGGCTTGGGTACTAGTCCAGTGGTACACAAAGCTTGGGCAATTGAGTATTTTTTAGTTGGCATCTAACAGTAAAAATCTGGAAGCCCTCAGAGATCAGGCTCTGTTTCTGGTAGTTACTCATCTCACCTCTGAAACAAGTCAATGCACTATAaaggtgcaccccccccccgtcaatGCTAATTCAAGAACAGTCCGTTTTGACAATCCTCCAGAATGGTGATCCATCCCCTCCACCATTTTGTTCTCTAAAAAACTTACTTTTCCATTTAACACAGCTGCTGATGGCATGTTAGTCCATCCCACCTACTGGCACATGACTTACATTCACAATGTCAGCGATGGCCACAGAATCGATCTTTTCAACCACGGCTGCTGGTGACGTGTATACACCCGAAGCCAGCGCCTGGGAGCCAATTTCATTGAGCAAGCCTTCCAAAGACTCCACGGACATCAGGAAAGCTGCCTTCAGCTGGTTTCTGTCAGTGCATTGAGGAAGAGAGGTGAGTGCTGAAGCCTGCTCAAGTTGCAAAAGAATCCACACATTAGGTCATCATTTTCTAAAAACTGCTGTAGCCAACAGATCTGGCCCACGGTTCTAATTCTATGGAAATATTAAtgaatcaggactgcagcctaagggaaCAGGCTTGCAATTTGAGACTAACTAGACATCAGAATGCCCCTGCACGTAAAGAGTTCCTgtctcccagcagcagcagtacagGGAGCAGTACCCAATTTTGTTTCTGTGCAACAGACCACCATGCTGCTTAGATCACAGGGGTAGAAACTTCCTCTTGTTTTCCATTTCATGCACCTGGCAATGCAGAGTCTGGATCACAGATAGCTTATGCTGCAAGGTATTATTTGGTCTTTAACATGCTGCGGGGGTCTGCAGTTTATGTTGTAAGAGACTGATGTGCCCATCCCTCTGGAGTCTGCTCCTTGCTCTTACAGCCATTGGTGTCACCCCTTCAACCCTTTCCTGTCTGTAAAACCGTTGCTACGGTTCCAATTCTGGTCCACAAGAAATTCATGTGCCCCCAGCATAAGtcttcaggggcaggggaaaatgCAAGTCATGACATTATGTGACAGGGTATGTAGACTTTCACTCAGATTTTTTGTTCACGTTAAGCACAAAGTTCTAGGCTGGAACACTGCCAAAAAAGAACTCAGGAAAAGATCAATTTCAGTACCACAAAACGATCACAAGATCTTGAAAGAGAGCACTTTAAAAATGTAGGCACTCTCAGGTGAAGCTAACCAaagaaagcacccccccccccgccccagcaagGTCTAGTGAAATTCTGAACATCAAGCTGGAAATCCCACTAGGATCTCACATTTTCCTATAAATTCACCTTGACACACTGCCAAGATCAGAGATTTTGTGACATGAATTTTAACTGAGCGTAAACATTTTTCAGATTCTTTTAACCTGGAATAACTACAAGTCATTTACACTGTGGCTGAGGTTCTCTCTCACCTAGAGGAACACACACCATGGAATAAGCAATGAAACATTGTGGGCAATCCATATGAACAGAGAAGTGGTGAACATTATATATGATGGTCTTCTTGCCTTTGACATGTATTTTAAAACTTTTCAGGCAAATCAGAGGCAGCTGGTTTCTTTAAAATGGCCATCTATGATATTGTAATAAAAAATTCACTTCTGGTGCTCCAAGGAAGGCAATACGAATTACGCCACATGAAGAGAAGTGAGGCATCATATGCATGTTCGGAGTATAAGCAGATGTCAGCAAACTAGTGTAAGAGAAAGTGTTGGAATGATGAATTTGCATGAAATCATGTTCAATGTAATAATTAGCTTGTCATGATCCAACAGTAAATTTTGGATACATCAAGTTCTTGTTGCTTTGCTGTACAAATGTTTACACATCTGGAAAAAGGAGACCTTAATACCATCGGAAATGGTGAAGGTTCTTTTGCTTAATAAAGCCGAGATGCAATTGTACAGCACCATCCCGGACAGCAGGAACATTTGCCAGAAGAAAGTAGAAGAAGGAAGGGTCACGAATGCATTTCATAGCTGACACACAGGCCGCGGTTTCCTGGAAGTAGGGTAAGATTTTAAACAGGCACTTACTTGGCTGTGGTGACTTCTTCCTGAGTGATTCCCCCCTGGGCAATTGCTTTCACTTGGTTCAAAGCAGCCTTGATTACCTTGATTTAGAAGCATCAGATATTTACTTCTGGTTGTAGCAACTAAtttacaattctatgcatgaccacttgggagtaagccccactgagtaaaCACAGAATCGAACTGTGCTCCAAAAGCTCCCAAGTGAAATACCAccaaattcagtgagacttactccagcAATGAACAGTTCACAGCCTTAGATTTTTCTGGCTTCTGTCAATGTTTTCTCCCTCTCTTAACTTTGTCTCTCACATTTCTTGTCTTCgttcccttccttttcccttatttttatttttcacatttttatactaccgtttctccaaggagctctagACAGTGTACGTAGATCCTGCCCTCcatttgccttcacaacaacctgtgatgtaggtgaggctgagagtggctAGCTAGCCCAAGGTCCCTTGAGTATTTGTTTCTTATCTCCCCCATGATTCTCTCCTCCCCATTATATTTGGACCCTACATAGTTACACAGAAATTCTGGTgctttcagtgggacatacttgtGAGTAAGAGTATATAG from Tiliqua scincoides isolate rTilSci1 chromosome 13, rTilSci1.hap2, whole genome shotgun sequence encodes the following:
- the PDZD9 gene encoding PDZ domain-containing protein 9 — encoded protein: MHACTYEHPEQVHLLLPDTPAHPEAAQRQPGEEAEALRWRVTSWRRRRTCGRQESRSPAASRFFNPPRDLRSPARHAWEDEGTPSTNSEDYSGDSWDEDSSEESNHTLSATVKTYIQVEENGIGIILIQNGPYIQISGLVDNSAAAKDGKLQPGDILRKIGHANVLGCTLRELRQLLHTTCIGTVLQIQVYREFVTLPSRWENILEKIPEKKGPEIGTSSDDSEDWTSNEDSDEVTGGGVHAEDGGDGRIISGNKGGGDSNHVFGAEKEQRGGGSGDNSGWVGFVDKEDGSNDNYIFFSKKDGGSHVFGAERDRYDGGGGDGGGSSHVVSGVVEDDAINAKTIITGASHRPTHHNAVLCEKVVRSSIFGPSKQPRWISKDWHIFERKTHTFTVGSDIGCDIMIHNGCDSESDSDISNPHLRSSSPYWTLLKYNIESSVSSSSSAVSDVFWLEGFSHELD